A DNA window from Parabacteroides johnsonii DSM 18315 contains the following coding sequences:
- a CDS encoding GTP 3',8-cyclase MoaA family protein, giving the protein MLVTKDKIRFIVDIVDHCNLNCKCCGHFSPLAQKSFLDKETFEKDICRLYELLNGNIHCLELMGGEALLHPQLEDFITITNQYVSGEKYLCTNGLLLPNLSDKIYKLCADTNTIISITMYPIDIDWDKINMKASLYGTKLYCIKSPGKVTKSWFKNLRDSSGSQNMEENFNKCFWKARCVVLEHGRLSSCVVPFKAKFFQKYFHSNIFDTSLNNSIDIYDAKSIDEIVDFLNKPIPCCKYCLPNQEQEIQWGVSKKDINEWI; this is encoded by the coding sequence ATGTTAGTTACAAAAGATAAAATCAGATTTATCGTTGATATTGTGGATCATTGCAATTTAAATTGTAAATGTTGTGGTCATTTTTCTCCGTTAGCCCAGAAATCCTTTCTAGACAAAGAAACATTTGAAAAAGATATTTGTAGGTTATACGAGTTGTTAAATGGAAATATCCATTGTTTGGAACTTATGGGCGGAGAGGCTTTGTTACATCCTCAATTAGAAGATTTTATAACAATTACCAATCAATATGTATCCGGAGAAAAATACTTATGTACCAATGGATTGCTTTTACCTAATCTCTCAGATAAAATATATAAATTATGTGCAGATACAAATACAATAATCAGTATTACCATGTATCCAATAGACATAGATTGGGATAAAATTAATATGAAAGCTAGTCTTTATGGTACAAAATTATATTGTATAAAATCCCCAGGCAAAGTTACTAAGAGTTGGTTTAAAAATTTGAGAGATAGTAGCGGTAGTCAGAATATGGAAGAAAATTTCAATAAGTGCTTTTGGAAAGCAAGGTGTGTTGTTTTAGAACATGGAAGGTTGTCTTCTTGTGTCGTTCCTTTTAAAGCAAAATTTTTTCAAAAATATTTCCATTCAAATATATTTGATACAAGCTTAAACAACTCTATTGATATTTATGACGCTAAGTCGATTGATGAGATCGTTGACTTTTTAAATAAGCCTATCCCGTGTTGTAAGTATTGTTTACCGAATCAGGAACAAGAAATACAATGGGGCGTATCAAAAAAAGATATTAATGAGTGGATATAA
- a CDS encoding ADP-ribosylglycohydrolase family protein, producing the protein MTKQDILKILPIAGAIAGDIIGSSYELKGNRTKDYNFTLFNNNSTYTDDTVLTIAVANWLLDTSIPLQLIVRSICRKYMEVGYGHSFKKWLFSSEPEPYQSWGNGSAMRVSPIVLKTPSLKDALQVAEETAIITHNHSEGIKGAKAVTAAIFLARHGFTKVNIKDYIENKFGYNLSRDINTIRTNYSFDSSCQGSVPEAIIAFLQSSDFEDAIRLAVSLGGDADTQACIAGSIAASFYDEIPDNILDFVFNKLPEDFIDILHKFIDSLIYGSQSAVILTAKEDLFLNSYIRYTFALAVTDSTKVFIPKGTRVYVEIKDRKCSMTQVLSNREQIFSRIENELKNKFPDFTSEYPYLCNGILLDIDFDMYNSFYISEVSDDDIFNLFNI; encoded by the coding sequence ATGACAAAACAAGATATTTTAAAAATTCTGCCTATAGCTGGTGCTATTGCAGGAGACATTATTGGCTCATCGTATGAATTAAAAGGGAATAGAACGAAGGATTACAATTTTACTCTATTCAATAATAATAGTACATATACGGATGATACAGTCCTTACTATTGCTGTTGCAAATTGGCTTTTGGATACATCGATACCATTACAACTAATAGTCCGTTCTATTTGTAGAAAATACATGGAAGTTGGTTATGGACATTCTTTTAAGAAATGGTTATTTTCTAGCGAACCTGAACCGTATCAAAGTTGGGGAAATGGTTCGGCTATGAGAGTCAGTCCAATTGTATTAAAAACTCCAAGTTTAAAGGATGCATTACAAGTAGCTGAAGAAACTGCTATTATTACTCATAACCATTCAGAAGGTATCAAAGGAGCAAAAGCAGTTACGGCAGCAATTTTCTTGGCAAGACATGGATTTACGAAAGTAAATATTAAAGATTATATAGAAAACAAATTTGGCTATAATCTTAGCCGTGATATAAACACTATACGTACTAATTATTCATTCGATTCTAGTTGTCAAGGAAGTGTACCAGAAGCTATAATTGCATTTTTACAATCATCTGATTTCGAGGATGCAATACGTTTAGCTGTATCTTTGGGTGGTGATGCAGATACACAAGCATGTATTGCAGGATCGATTGCTGCATCATTCTATGATGAAATACCTGATAATATTTTGGATTTTGTTTTTAATAAGCTTCCTGAAGATTTTATTGATATATTGCATAAATTTATTGATTCATTAATTTATGGTTCTCAGTCAGCAGTAATACTTACTGCGAAAGAAGATCTTTTTTTAAATAGCTATATTCGATATACTTTTGCATTAGCCGTAACGGACTCAACAAAAGTTTTTATTCCTAAAGGTACAAGAGTGTATGTTGAAATTAAAGATAGAAAATGTTCTATGACACAGGTGTTAAGTAATAGAGAACAAATTTTTTCTCGAATAGAAAATGAACTTAAAAATAAGTTTCCAGACTTTACATCTGAATATCCTTACCTATGTAACGGCATTTTACTAGATATAGATTTTGATATGTACAACAGTTTTTATATATCAGAGGTTTCTGATGATGATATTTTTAATCTGTTCAATATATAA
- a CDS encoding glycosyltransferase yields the protein MKRIIGIFRGFPGLGRIVAGVSILEYLRDNYGYEIMFISYLQGKKYLESRGYDTLQEVTPMDYCSIGLLPTNNIGHYIHDIINKFNPEIIVIDGEPLILQSIKISHPNIKIVSLLNPSDIDNPHNNQEAMDFFKEMYSLSDLGIVHGLRILEHNEKFNDFISVNTIIRNEVISIKNVPTNNIYCVLGGGTINVGEQFVETTLHIGLLCKKVAAYFPKYRINILCSSKNIYDELNRDNCPNNVFLYKEIIPAEHYYKDACLVITRSGRNTLSELAYLGIPAISIVTGDIYRRYEQVQNIKDLNVSNIQSFSMEGTISDFIEIMNTMIKLGKQENNFKVGNQLSINKILEI from the coding sequence ATGAAAAGGATAATTGGTATATTTCGTGGCTTCCCAGGATTAGGAAGAATAGTTGCTGGTGTTTCTATTTTAGAATACTTGAGAGATAACTATGGATACGAGATTATGTTTATTAGTTATCTTCAAGGGAAGAAATATTTGGAGTCTCGTGGCTATGATACCTTACAAGAAGTAACACCTATGGATTACTGCTCTATTGGACTTTTGCCTACTAATAACATAGGACATTATATTCACGATATTATTAATAAGTTTAATCCTGAAATAATAGTAATTGATGGTGAACCATTAATTTTACAGTCTATTAAAATTTCTCACCCTAACATAAAAATTGTCTCATTGCTTAATCCCTCTGATATTGATAACCCTCATAATAATCAAGAAGCTATGGATTTCTTTAAAGAAATGTATTCTTTAAGTGATCTAGGGATTGTTCATGGGTTGAGAATATTGGAACACAATGAAAAATTCAATGATTTCATTTCTGTCAACACTATAATCCGCAATGAGGTTATTTCGATTAAGAATGTTCCAACAAATAATATCTATTGTGTATTGGGTGGTGGCACCATCAATGTAGGAGAGCAATTTGTTGAAACGACCCTGCATATAGGTTTGTTGTGTAAAAAAGTAGCTGCTTATTTTCCAAAGTATAGAATAAACATACTTTGCTCAAGTAAAAATATTTATGATGAATTGAATAGAGATAATTGTCCTAATAATGTATTTTTATATAAGGAAATTATTCCAGCAGAGCATTATTACAAAGATGCTTGCCTTGTGATAACAAGATCCGGACGAAATACCTTGAGTGAATTGGCTTATTTAGGAATCCCAGCCATATCTATTGTTACTGGCGATATTTATCGTAGATATGAGCAAGTCCAGAACATTAAAGACCTGAATGTTAGCAATATTCAATCATTTTCAATGGAGGGAACCATATCTGATTTTATAGAAATTATGAATACGATGATAAAACTAGGGAAACAAGAAAACAATTTTAAAGTTGGTAACCAATTAAGTATTAATAAAATATTGGAAATATGA
- a CDS encoding metallophosphoesterase family protein, with protein sequence MRIIHISDIHLENHGLPIWNTDTKLHFDKAIKKIQTMDNIDAIIISGDLSNDGSAWSYNYIDNLLAKTNIPTFCCPGNHDNLDIFYGSHKSWFYKNCELFMLNGWTFIMLNSVMAGKSRGNFYPDKFLDLLKHSCGPTVIVLHHPPIEQDGWLNRKLLENRDVFNDIIHKYKNIRLVLYGHTHHHEIKTIDGIIYSSASSIGFAFHPKLLKFQIAHGREGFSLITLNDSNIIIENILI encoded by the coding sequence ATGAGAATAATACATATTTCTGATATACACCTTGAGAATCATGGATTACCAATTTGGAATACAGACACCAAATTGCATTTTGATAAAGCTATTAAAAAGATTCAAACTATGGATAATATTGATGCTATTATCATTTCCGGTGATTTGTCTAATGATGGATCTGCATGGTCGTATAACTACATAGATAACTTATTGGCTAAAACTAATATTCCTACATTCTGTTGTCCTGGCAATCATGATAATCTTGATATATTTTATGGGAGTCATAAATCGTGGTTCTATAAGAATTGTGAATTGTTTATGCTAAATGGTTGGACATTTATAATGTTGAATTCAGTTATGGCGGGAAAATCTCGAGGTAATTTTTACCCTGACAAGTTTCTTGACCTATTAAAGCATTCTTGCGGTCCTACAGTGATTGTACTTCATCATCCACCTATTGAACAGGATGGATGGCTTAATAGGAAGTTACTTGAAAATCGTGATGTATTCAATGATATTATTCATAAATATAAAAATATAAGATTGGTATTATATGGACATACCCACCATCATGAAATTAAGACTATTGACGGTATAATATATAGTTCAGCATCGTCAATTGGCTTTGCTTTTCACCCGAAACTTTTAAAGTTTCAAATTGCACATGGAAGAGAAGGATTTTCACTTATAACTTTAAATGATTCAAATATTATAATAGAGAATATATTAATATGA